One Nostoc punctiforme PCC 73102 DNA window includes the following coding sequences:
- a CDS encoding GumC family protein, which yields MVQTSLNPQINPASETEPTYGQLFAVFVRRFPWFLAVLISSIAIAGIVTLKTKPTYKSSMQLLVESNYQGKKEGAGVDSQFTDSNIVIDTATQLNLMQSSGLIQKAVDKLQSDYPDISTGEIKASLVLTQLRSKEDNVATKIFQVEYTAGDPEKTQKVLGAIRQVYLEYNKQQQTSRLQKGLQIIREQLSKASEEVNASETNLQRFRRNQNLIDPESQAKAIETALNNIAQERQTTRAQYGEALARQKSLEEQLNRSPQNALVASRLSQSTRYQGLLNEIQKSELALAQERLRFTDQTPSVQKLKEQLQGQKELLQQEVGRTLGEKSASAFTSGDSLLEKGQLGQIDLSLAGQLVETQTTIVALTARDQSLAQKENELRLEIKRFPPLLAYYNRMLPQLQFSRERLEQLLRAEQQLRQELSKGGFNWEVVEDPQKGAQLGPNLQQNLLLGAVVGLMLGGIAAFIRDSADDAVHTTAELEKQMALPLLGTTPKLPPAKPRESMIKLPFGKPEVLAPWTIQVLQSPPRWESLDLIYKNIELLNTVANLKSLMITSALPDEGKSALALGLAMSAARLHKRVLLIDANLRDPSLHHQLNLPNEQGLSTLLASDASLPSQISLQYAGSAYIDILTAGPKPADPANLLSSPRMMQLMAAFEENYDLVLIDAPPVLGLVDAMLTASSCRSVVMVASIGIVTRSQLTQATAMLSKLNLIGVVANGVSNSSSNYVPYIKQQQLALRQAVEK from the coding sequence GTGGTTCAAACTAGTCTAAATCCTCAAATAAATCCAGCCTCTGAAACTGAGCCAACTTACGGACAATTGTTTGCCGTATTTGTGCGAAGATTTCCTTGGTTTTTAGCAGTATTAATTAGTTCTATTGCTATAGCAGGCATCGTAACTTTAAAAACTAAACCAACTTATAAAAGTTCAATGCAACTGCTAGTAGAATCCAACTATCAAGGTAAGAAAGAAGGAGCAGGGGTAGATAGCCAGTTTACTGACTCTAATATTGTGATAGATACTGCAACTCAGCTTAACTTGATGCAGAGTTCTGGACTTATCCAAAAAGCAGTTGATAAACTTCAGTCTGATTATCCAGATATCAGTACAGGTGAAATTAAAGCTTCTTTAGTCTTAACTCAATTGAGAAGCAAAGAAGATAATGTTGCTACAAAAATCTTTCAAGTTGAATACACTGCTGGAGATCCAGAAAAAACACAAAAAGTTCTGGGCGCAATTCGACAAGTTTATCTGGAATATAACAAACAACAGCAGACTTCACGGTTACAAAAAGGTCTGCAAATTATTAGGGAACAGTTAAGTAAAGCTAGTGAAGAAGTAAACGCATCTGAAACTAATTTACAAAGGTTTCGCAGAAATCAGAACTTAATTGATCCAGAGTCACAGGCCAAAGCGATTGAGACAGCTTTAAATAATATCGCTCAAGAAAGACAGACAACTCGCGCTCAGTATGGCGAAGCCTTAGCACGCCAAAAATCTTTGGAAGAACAACTTAACCGTTCTCCTCAAAATGCTCTAGTTGCTTCTCGCCTGAGTCAGTCTACTCGCTATCAAGGCTTACTGAACGAAATCCAAAAAAGCGAATTGGCACTAGCACAAGAACGCTTACGCTTTACAGATCAGACTCCAAGTGTGCAAAAGCTCAAAGAACAGCTTCAAGGTCAGAAGGAATTATTGCAACAAGAAGTAGGAAGAACTTTAGGTGAAAAGTCTGCTAGTGCATTCACTTCTGGAGACTCTCTTCTTGAAAAAGGACAACTTGGCCAAATTGATCTTAGCCTTGCTGGTCAGTTAGTAGAAACGCAGACAACTATAGTTGCTTTAACTGCCCGCGATCAAAGTTTAGCTCAGAAAGAAAACGAGCTACGTCTGGAAATCAAACGCTTCCCGCCTCTTTTGGCTTATTACAATCGGATGCTACCGCAGTTGCAATTTAGTCGTGAAAGGTTAGAGCAGCTTTTAAGAGCAGAACAGCAATTGCGGCAAGAACTTTCCAAGGGTGGATTTAATTGGGAAGTGGTAGAAGATCCCCAAAAAGGCGCACAATTAGGCCCCAATCTCCAACAGAACTTGCTGTTAGGTGCTGTGGTTGGGTTGATGTTAGGAGGCATTGCTGCCTTTATTCGAGATTCGGCTGATGATGCAGTTCATACCACTGCCGAGTTAGAGAAGCAAATGGCTCTACCTTTGTTAGGAACAACCCCCAAGTTGCCGCCAGCTAAACCCAGAGAATCAATGATCAAATTGCCCTTTGGCAAGCCAGAAGTTCTCGCCCCTTGGACAATTCAGGTATTGCAATCTCCACCACGTTGGGAATCGCTGGATCTAATTTACAAGAACATTGAACTTTTAAATACTGTTGCTAACTTGAAATCTTTGATGATTACCTCAGCTTTACCAGATGAGGGTAAGTCAGCTTTGGCGTTAGGTTTAGCGATGAGTGCTGCTCGTTTACACAAAAGAGTGTTACTAATTGATGCCAACTTACGCGATCCCAGCCTGCACCACCAACTGAATCTTCCTAATGAACAAGGGCTTTCAACTCTACTAGCGAGTGATGCAAGTCTACCCAGCCAGATTAGTCTTCAATACGCAGGTTCCGCCTACATCGATATTTTAACTGCTGGGCCCAAACCTGCTGACCCAGCTAATCTGTTGAGTTCTCCCCGAATGATGCAATTGATGGCAGCTTTTGAGGAAAACTATGATTTGGTACTCATAGATGCTCCCCCAGTTCTTGGTTTGGTGGATGCCATGCTTACGGCATCATCTTGTCGTAGTGTGGTCATGGTGGCAAGCATTGGTATTGTGACACGAAGCCAGTTGACTCAGGCTACAGCAATGCTAAGTAAGTTAAACCTGATTGGGGTTGTAGCTAATGGGGTATCAAACTCTAGCAGTAATTACGTACCTTATATCAAACAACAGCAATTGGCTCTCCGTCAAGCTGTGGAAAAGTAG
- a CDS encoding glycosyltransferase family 2 protein translates to MNKLLTIAIPTYNRAGLLDKQLTWLAQAIKGFEDECEILVSDNCSTDNTQEVIQKWQAILNNITFKSNKNLKNLGVVKNIMYCLKSTTTKYVWTIGDDDPIQDIAIAYVISKLKQHEDLTLLFLNFSGRNQLTGEPVHPPTIVGNRWFDVDSEDGKGDGKAIFEHCFSKSVGAVIFLTATVYRTDLVKRALQDWQDAENNWISLAYLAGYCAANGSVIVTKETYLECVVGVSYWQKEPKSALLMQYKHIPEVILKLEQSGYSKQFCRRMLLQNGKEVNLKVFLGALRRWPMSAIKTVVPFLALVSLCAFDVMVSKEFGLAESSEISTEEVRTYKP, encoded by the coding sequence ATGAATAAACTCCTGACTATTGCCATACCCACTTATAATCGTGCCGGGTTACTTGATAAACAGCTAACATGGTTGGCTCAAGCTATCAAAGGTTTTGAAGATGAATGTGAGATTTTAGTCTCCGATAATTGTTCAACAGATAATACTCAAGAGGTAATCCAAAAATGGCAAGCAATACTTAACAATATTACATTTAAATCAAATAAGAATTTAAAGAATTTAGGCGTAGTTAAAAATATTATGTATTGCCTAAAGTCTACAACAACAAAATATGTTTGGACAATCGGCGATGATGACCCAATTCAAGATATAGCAATTGCTTATGTGATTAGCAAACTTAAACAACACGAAGATTTAACATTATTGTTCCTCAATTTTTCCGGTCGTAACCAACTGACTGGTGAACCAGTTCATCCACCAACAATCGTTGGTAATCGCTGGTTTGATGTTGATAGTGAAGATGGTAAGGGTGATGGTAAAGCCATATTTGAACATTGTTTTTCAAAAAGTGTCGGCGCAGTCATTTTTTTAACTGCTACAGTCTATCGCACTGACTTAGTAAAACGCGCTCTACAAGATTGGCAAGATGCTGAGAATAACTGGATATCTTTAGCATATTTAGCCGGATATTGTGCTGCTAATGGTAGTGTAATTGTCACTAAAGAGACTTATTTAGAATGTGTTGTTGGTGTGAGTTATTGGCAGAAAGAACCAAAGTCAGCACTGTTAATGCAATACAAACATATTCCTGAAGTGATTTTGAAATTAGAGCAGAGTGGATATTCTAAGCAATTTTGTAGACGGATGCTTTTGCAGAACGGTAAAGAAGTCAACTTAAAAGTTTTCTTGGGTGCTTTAAGAAGATGGCCGATGTCTGCCATCAAAACAGTAGTTCCATTTTTGGCTTTAGTCAGCTTATGTGCTTTTGATGTGATGGTTTCTAAAGAATTCGGTTTAGCAGAATCAAGCGAAATATCTACTGAAGAAGTACGTACCTATAAGCCATAA
- a CDS encoding class I SAM-dependent methyltransferase: MANAKCRFSGQPLHQTFIDLGMSPLANAYLTAEQLNHAEKFYPLHAYVSEDTLLVQLEQFETPDRIFSDYAYFSSYSVSWLKHVKAYTDMMVEKFGFNRHNQIIEIASNDGYLLQYFVEKGIPVLGIEPAANIAKIAQDRGIPSINKFFGVETAKELVIQGKLADLLIGNNVLAHVPDLNDFIAGMKLILKPHGILTMEFPHILQLIQQNQFDTIYHEHFSYFSFLAIEKIFAAHNLQLFDVEELSTHGGSLRIYAKHDNADSPGISDRVSHLKTKEISAGLHRIETYITFGEKARQTKHKLLNFLLSAKAEGKSIVGYGAPAKGNTLLNYCGIGKDFIDYTVDCNPYKQDLFLPGTHISIFEPDKIRETKPDYVLILPWNLKEEIMEQMAFIGEWGGQFVVPIPEVKIYPCPIPDRLLIAS, encoded by the coding sequence ATGGCGAACGCAAAATGCCGTTTTAGTGGTCAACCTCTGCACCAAACCTTTATTGATTTAGGAATGTCACCTTTAGCCAATGCTTATCTGACAGCAGAACAGCTAAATCATGCCGAAAAATTTTATCCGCTCCATGCTTATGTGTCTGAAGACACTCTTTTAGTTCAATTAGAACAATTTGAAACTCCCGATCGTATTTTTAGCGATTATGCTTACTTTTCTTCTTACTCAGTAAGTTGGCTAAAGCACGTCAAAGCTTACACCGATATGATGGTAGAAAAATTTGGCTTTAATCGTCATAATCAAATTATTGAGATCGCCAGCAACGATGGCTACCTACTGCAATATTTTGTAGAAAAGGGAATCCCAGTTTTAGGAATAGAACCAGCCGCAAATATAGCTAAGATAGCTCAAGATAGAGGTATTCCTAGTATCAACAAGTTTTTTGGGGTTGAGACTGCCAAAGAACTTGTGATACAAGGAAAACTAGCCGATCTTTTGATAGGCAATAATGTTTTAGCTCATGTACCAGATTTAAATGATTTCATAGCTGGAATGAAACTCATCCTCAAACCGCATGGTATTTTGACGATGGAGTTTCCTCACATATTGCAATTGATTCAACAAAATCAGTTTGATACTATTTATCACGAGCATTTTTCTTACTTCTCATTTCTTGCTATCGAAAAGATTTTTGCAGCACACAATTTGCAACTTTTTGATGTGGAGGAATTATCAACTCATGGCGGTTCACTAAGAATTTATGCCAAACATGACAATGCTGATAGTCCTGGCATCAGTGACCGAGTTAGCCATCTAAAAACAAAAGAAATTTCTGCTGGACTGCATCGGATAGAGACTTATATTACATTTGGCGAAAAAGCCAGACAAACAAAGCATAAGCTATTAAATTTCCTTCTGAGTGCAAAAGCAGAAGGAAAATCAATTGTTGGTTATGGCGCACCAGCCAAAGGCAACACATTGCTTAATTACTGTGGGATTGGGAAAGATTTTATCGATTACACAGTCGATTGCAATCCTTACAAACAAGACTTATTTTTGCCTGGGACTCATATTTCCATCTTTGAACCAGACAAAATCCGCGAAACTAAACCAGATTATGTCCTAATTTTACCTTGGAATCTCAAAGAGGAAATTATGGAACAAATGGCATTTATTGGCGAGTGGGGTGGACAGTTTGTTGTACCAATTCCTGAAGTAAAAATTTATCCGTGTCCAATTCCGGATAGGCTTTTAATAGCATCGTAA
- the rfbC gene encoding dTDP-4-dehydrorhamnose 3,5-epimerase: MIFTETVLKDAFIIDLEEKPDHRGFFARSFCAQEFEAHGLKPTVAQCNLSFNYKKGTIRGMHYQILPAAETKLIRCTKGAIYDVIIDMRPESPSFLSHIGVELTPENRRALYVPEMFAHGYQALTDETEVVYQVGEFYTPGYERGLRYDDPFFAIDWPLDVTEISEKDLNWPLLRMMTVGGTSR; the protein is encoded by the coding sequence ATGATTTTCACTGAAACCGTACTCAAAGACGCATTCATTATTGATTTAGAAGAAAAACCAGACCACCGTGGTTTTTTTGCTCGGTCTTTCTGCGCTCAAGAATTTGAAGCACACGGATTAAAGCCAACAGTTGCCCAATGCAACCTATCTTTTAACTACAAAAAAGGCACTATCCGGGGAATGCACTATCAAATTCTGCCAGCAGCAGAAACGAAATTAATTCGCTGTACTAAAGGCGCTATCTATGACGTAATTATTGATATGCGCCCTGAATCTCCTAGCTTTTTATCCCATATTGGTGTGGAATTAACACCAGAAAACCGCCGCGCTTTGTATGTTCCAGAAATGTTTGCTCACGGCTATCAAGCACTCACAGATGAGACTGAAGTTGTATATCAAGTAGGCGAATTTTACACGCCAGGGTATGAGAGAGGTTTACGCTATGATGACCCATTCTTTGCCATTGATTGGCCTCTAGATGTGACTGAAATATCTGAGAAAGATTTAAATTGGCCTTTGTTAAGAATGATGACAGTTGGCGGTACTTCTAGATAA
- a CDS encoding NAD(P)H-dependent oxidoreductase, with translation MIIIDRALQARAAAGNPIKVGMIGAGFMGRGIANQIVNSVPGMELVAISNRKIDAAKQAYSEAGIEDIQVVATVSELEDAIANGKYAVTEDAKLLCRAEGIEAIIEVTGAVEFGAHIVMEAIAHCKHVIMMNAELDGTIGPILKVYADKAGVILSACDGDQPGVQMNLYRFVKSIGLTPLLCGNIKGLQDPYRNPTTQEGFAKRWGQKPHMVASFADGTKISFEQAIVANATGMKVAKRGMLGYNFNGYVDEMAHIYDVEQLKELGGIVDYVVGAKPGPGVYVFATHDDPKQQHYLNLYKLGEGPLYSFYTPYHLCHFEVPLSVARAVLFGDAVMSPLAGPLVDVVTTAKIDLKAGETLDGIGYYMTYGQCENYPIVQQQNLLPIGLAEGCRLKRDISKDQVLTYEDVELPEGRLCDQLRTEQNNYFAPEKILVAVG, from the coding sequence ATGATTATTATCGATCGCGCCTTACAAGCCCGTGCAGCAGCAGGAAATCCTATCAAGGTAGGAATGATCGGTGCTGGTTTTATGGGTCGAGGAATTGCCAACCAAATTGTCAATTCAGTGCCAGGAATGGAGTTAGTTGCTATCTCCAATCGCAAGATTGATGCAGCTAAACAAGCTTATTCGGAAGCAGGAATTGAAGATATTCAAGTTGTTGCAACTGTCAGCGAATTAGAAGATGCGATCGCAAACGGTAAGTATGCAGTCACAGAAGACGCTAAGTTACTGTGTCGGGCTGAGGGCATCGAGGCCATAATCGAAGTCACAGGTGCAGTGGAATTTGGCGCTCACATCGTAATGGAAGCGATCGCTCATTGCAAGCATGTGATCATGATGAATGCCGAACTCGACGGCACCATTGGCCCCATCCTCAAAGTCTATGCTGACAAAGCAGGTGTGATTCTCAGCGCCTGTGATGGCGATCAGCCAGGGGTGCAAATGAACCTCTACCGTTTTGTCAAAAGCATTGGTCTAACTCCGTTATTGTGCGGTAACATTAAAGGACTCCAAGACCCTTATCGCAATCCCACCACCCAGGAAGGATTTGCTAAACGTTGGGGTCAAAAGCCCCACATGGTGGCTAGCTTTGCAGACGGAACCAAAATTTCCTTTGAGCAAGCGATCGTTGCCAATGCCACAGGGATGAAAGTCGCCAAACGGGGAATGCTGGGATATAACTTCAACGGTTATGTCGATGAAATGGCCCATATATATGACGTTGAACAACTCAAAGAACTGGGCGGTATTGTCGATTATGTAGTTGGAGCAAAACCAGGCCCAGGCGTATATGTATTTGCCACTCACGACGACCCCAAGCAACAGCACTATCTCAACTTATACAAATTAGGCGAAGGCCCTCTTTACAGCTTCTATACTCCTTATCACCTCTGTCATTTTGAAGTTCCCCTGTCCGTAGCGCGTGCTGTCCTCTTCGGTGATGCTGTAATGTCTCCGCTAGCAGGCCCGTTAGTAGATGTTGTCACCACCGCCAAAATCGACCTGAAAGCTGGAGAAACCCTAGATGGCATCGGTTACTATATGACCTACGGACAATGTGAAAATTACCCCATCGTCCAACAGCAAAATCTCCTACCAATTGGTTTAGCTGAAGGATGTCGCCTCAAACGAGATATTTCTAAGGATCAAGTTCTCACTTATGAGGATGTAGAATTACCTGAAGGCAGACTCTGCGACCAACTAAGAACTGAGCAAAACAATTATTTCGCCCCAGAAAAAATCTTGGTAGCAGTTGGGTAA
- a CDS encoding NAD-dependent epimerase/dehydratase family protein, translating to MKILVTGTEGYLGSLLPPLLIERGHEVIGLDTGFYKVGWLYNANGVTPKTLNKDIRNITPDDLEGVEAIVHMAELSNDPAGQLAPNITYEINHVGSVRLASLAKAMGVRRFVYMSSCSVYGVATAGDVTEESPINPQTAYAECKTLVERDVTPLADDDFSPTFMRNATAFGASPRMRFDIVLNNLAGLAWTSKQIKMTSDGTPWRPLVHALDICKAIVCALEAPRDIVHNQIFNVGDTANNYRVKEIAEIIADIFPDCKLSFGDNGSDNRSYRVSFEKINTILPGFKCDWNARLGAQQLFDLFSQIDMAEDTFLFRGFTRLKQLEYLIRTEQIDKDFFWNKK from the coding sequence ATGAAAATATTAGTAACTGGAACAGAAGGCTATCTAGGTTCATTATTACCGCCTCTGTTAATCGAACGTGGACATGAAGTTATCGGCCTAGATACAGGGTTCTATAAAGTTGGTTGGCTATACAACGCTAATGGGGTAACACCTAAAACCCTTAACAAAGATATCCGCAACATCACCCCTGATGATTTGGAAGGTGTTGAAGCAATAGTTCACATGGCGGAACTTTCTAACGACCCAGCCGGACAATTAGCACCCAATATTACCTACGAAATTAATCATGTAGGTTCAGTTCGTCTCGCTAGCCTAGCTAAAGCTATGGGTGTGCGTCGTTTTGTATATATGTCTTCGTGTAGTGTCTACGGTGTTGCTACCGCAGGTGATGTCACAGAAGAATCCCCAATTAATCCCCAAACAGCCTACGCAGAGTGCAAAACTCTAGTAGAACGGGATGTCACACCACTAGCTGACGATGATTTCTCTCCCACCTTTATGCGGAATGCCACAGCCTTTGGTGCTTCTCCCAGAATGCGCTTTGATATTGTTTTAAACAACTTAGCTGGGTTGGCATGGACTAGCAAACAAATCAAAATGACCAGTGATGGTACACCTTGGCGGCCATTAGTCCACGCACTGGATATTTGCAAAGCAATAGTCTGTGCTTTAGAAGCACCACGAGATATTGTACATAACCAAATCTTCAACGTGGGAGACACAGCAAACAACTATCGTGTCAAAGAAATCGCAGAAATTATTGCTGATATTTTCCCAGATTGTAAATTGTCCTTTGGTGACAACGGCTCAGATAACCGCAGCTATCGGGTATCCTTCGAGAAAATCAACACAATTCTCCCCGGATTTAAATGTGATTGGAATGCCCGACTTGGTGCCCAGCAGCTATTTGATTTATTTAGCCAAATAGATATGGCTGAAGACACTTTCTTGTTTAGAGGATTTACTCGCTTAAAACAGCTAGAGTATCTAATCCGCACCGAGCAAATTGACAAAGATTTCTTCTGGAATAAAAAGTAG
- a CDS encoding glycosyltransferase produces MKIALVHDYLTQRGGAERVFELLCKRYPEADIFTSLYDPQKTIDLGDRIVNTTFLQKIPGAAKYFRAMAPLYFPAFRALDLQDYDLIISSSTSFAKAVRKNPNARHICFCHNVTRFLWDTATYLREYGDYRYFAPLIEQVFQVMRKVDLKYAQEPDLYIANSSVVARRIENIYGKKAMMVNYPIDTSKFVFSDIKDEYYLASARMISYKRLDIIVEAFNWLGWRLLISGDGPELERLKSKALKNIVFLGHVSDRTRKDLFSKAKSIIVAALEDYGLVPVEANASGTPVIAYGAGGVLDTQIPGETGVFFKRQTPESLQTALLEANSISWDYDRIRNHAVANFSENAFFGKVEQIINQACGGHQIFI; encoded by the coding sequence ATGAAAATTGCTCTAGTCCACGATTATTTAACCCAGCGAGGTGGGGCAGAGCGTGTATTTGAACTGCTTTGTAAGCGTTATCCTGAAGCAGACATTTTCACATCTCTGTACGATCCTCAAAAAACTATTGATCTAGGCGATCGCATCGTTAACACAACCTTCTTACAAAAAATTCCTGGTGCAGCAAAGTATTTCAGGGCAATGGCTCCTCTATATTTTCCTGCCTTTCGCGCCTTGGATCTGCAAGACTACGATCTAATTATTAGCAGTAGCACCAGCTTCGCCAAAGCAGTACGAAAAAACCCCAACGCCCGCCACATTTGCTTTTGCCATAACGTCACCCGTTTCTTATGGGATACAGCAACTTATTTAAGGGAGTACGGAGACTATAGATATTTTGCACCTTTAATTGAACAAGTATTTCAAGTAATGAGAAAGGTAGACCTGAAATATGCACAGGAACCTGACCTTTACATTGCTAATTCTAGTGTTGTTGCCCGCCGTATTGAAAATATTTATGGCAAAAAGGCAATGATGGTGAACTATCCAATTGATACTAGTAAATTTGTTTTTTCAGATATAAAAGATGAATATTATCTGGCTTCAGCCCGGATGATCAGCTATAAACGCCTTGATATAATAGTCGAAGCTTTTAACTGGCTGGGATGGCGCTTATTAATATCAGGTGACGGGCCAGAACTAGAACGGTTAAAATCTAAAGCATTAAAAAATATTGTGTTCTTGGGACACGTAAGTGATAGAACCCGCAAAGACTTGTTTTCCAAAGCCAAGTCTATTATTGTCGCAGCCTTAGAAGATTACGGGTTAGTTCCAGTAGAGGCTAATGCTAGCGGTACACCAGTCATTGCTTATGGTGCAGGTGGAGTATTAGATACTCAAATACCAGGTGAAACAGGAGTCTTTTTCAAAAGACAAACACCCGAATCTCTACAAACTGCATTACTAGAAGCCAATAGCATTTCTTGGGATTACGATCGCATCCGTAATCATGCAGTAGCAAACTTTTCAGAGAATGCATTCTTTGGGAAAGTTGAGCAAATTATTAACCAGGCTTGTGGCGGGCATCAAATATTCATTTGA
- a CDS encoding glycosyltransferase — MSNILSRVEKTISFVSKKVQARINYAKTLQVVSLKPKQPSKGNVLLSYRIEPFLLKPGQLMPNDHTWYWEVWQIAQTFLDLGYNVDVIQFHNDKFVPQKHYAFFIDIRHRMEALAPKLNKDCIKIFHVDIANMVFRNAAECNRLLELQRRKGITLKPQRFEVPNLGIDHADCAIVLGNDFTTDTFKYAKKPMYRIPISSPSVYPYPEKKDFEAVRKRFLWFGGSALVLKGLDLVLDAFAQMPEYHLTVCGPVSNDKEFEQAFYKELYETPNIHTYGWINVSSPDFIEVTNNCLGLVYPSVSEGQSGAVISCLQAGLIPILSYESGVDVHDFGVIFDNLSVGEIKAKVRSISNLPVEDLNLMSRQAWEYARANHTKEKFAQVYRNVVEQIIENHSQEKQTGSIAPSKQPVSSHS, encoded by the coding sequence ATGTCAAATATTTTATCTCGTGTCGAAAAAACTATCTCTTTTGTTTCCAAAAAAGTTCAAGCTCGGATCAATTACGCTAAGACCTTACAGGTTGTTTCTCTAAAGCCAAAACAGCCTTCCAAGGGGAATGTACTTCTTTCTTATCGGATTGAGCCATTCCTCTTAAAACCTGGTCAGCTAATGCCTAACGACCATACTTGGTACTGGGAAGTTTGGCAAATAGCCCAAACTTTTTTAGACTTGGGTTACAACGTTGATGTTATCCAGTTCCACAATGATAAATTCGTTCCGCAAAAGCACTACGCATTTTTCATCGATATCCGTCATCGGATGGAAGCACTTGCACCAAAACTCAATAAAGATTGCATCAAAATTTTCCACGTTGACATTGCGAATATGGTCTTTCGTAATGCAGCAGAATGCAACAGGCTTCTAGAACTACAACGGCGCAAAGGTATCACCTTAAAACCACAACGATTTGAGGTTCCTAACTTGGGAATTGACCATGCCGATTGTGCGATTGTGTTGGGTAATGATTTCACAACTGATACATTTAAGTATGCCAAAAAACCAATGTATCGTATCCCAATTTCTTCGCCTAGCGTTTATCCTTATCCTGAAAAGAAAGATTTTGAAGCGGTAAGAAAGCGTTTTCTGTGGTTTGGTGGTAGTGCTTTAGTCCTGAAAGGATTAGATTTAGTTTTAGATGCCTTTGCCCAAATGCCGGAATACCATTTAACAGTTTGTGGTCCAGTAAGTAATGACAAAGAATTTGAGCAAGCTTTCTATAAAGAACTGTACGAAACACCTAACATCCACACTTATGGTTGGATTAATGTTAGTAGTCCTGACTTTATAGAGGTTACAAATAACTGTCTAGGGCTTGTTTATCCTTCCGTTTCTGAAGGACAGTCAGGAGCAGTAATCAGTTGCTTACAAGCTGGGTTAATTCCCATTTTAAGCTACGAATCTGGTGTCGATGTTCATGATTTTGGTGTGATTTTCGATAATCTTTCTGTTGGCGAAATTAAGGCGAAAGTTAGAAGTATTTCCAATTTGCCTGTAGAAGACCTAAATCTAATGTCTCGTCAGGCATGGGAATATGCAAGAGCAAATCATACTAAAGAAAAATTTGCTCAAGTTTACAGAAATGTTGTAGAGCAAATTATCGAAAATCACAGCCAGGAAAAACAGACTGGTTCTATAGCGCCTAGCAAACAACCAGTTAGTAGCCATAGCTAA